The following proteins are co-located in the Desulfatitalea tepidiphila genome:
- a CDS encoding ABC transporter ATP-binding protein: MLLQAMGVSKRFGGLVAVNDVSFGIETGEIVGLIGPNGAGKTTLMNLISGAFKPDTGRIEFDGTYVTGWEPHRICRSGISRTYQIPRPFPDMTALLNVAVGAFCGKPRPNMSLGDAMLDASHFLEFVGLFGKRNTLARDLSLFELRALEMARALATTPKLILVDEVMAGLNQYESKRAVRLIRKMVDEFHVTILWIEHVMKIIMEATQRVIVLHHGELIRSGIPLDVVNDPMVIEAYLGEKIAEN, translated from the coding sequence ATGTTGCTCCAGGCAATGGGGGTGAGTAAACGTTTCGGGGGGTTGGTGGCTGTCAACGATGTATCCTTCGGTATCGAAACCGGCGAGATCGTCGGGCTGATCGGACCGAACGGCGCCGGCAAAACGACGCTCATGAATCTCATTTCAGGCGCTTTCAAACCCGATACAGGCCGGATCGAATTCGACGGGACGTACGTCACAGGATGGGAGCCACATCGGATTTGTCGCAGCGGTATCAGCAGGACCTACCAGATTCCGCGACCTTTTCCGGATATGACAGCGCTTCTCAATGTAGCGGTGGGTGCCTTTTGCGGAAAGCCGCGGCCGAACATGAGTCTGGGGGATGCCATGCTGGACGCATCGCACTTTCTTGAGTTTGTGGGCCTTTTCGGAAAACGAAACACTCTGGCCCGCGACCTGTCTCTTTTTGAACTCAGGGCGTTAGAGATGGCACGAGCCCTTGCCACGACCCCTAAGCTTATCCTGGTCGATGAAGTAATGGCCGGATTAAACCAATACGAAAGCAAACGAGCAGTGCGCCTCATCCGAAAAATGGTGGATGAATTTCATGTAACGATTCTATGGATCGAGCACGTCATGAAGATCATTATGGAGGCGACCCAGCGTGTGATTGTGCTTCATCATGGCGAGCTCATCAGGTCGGGCATCCCCTTGGATGTCGTAAATGATCCCATGGTCATCGAGGCCTATTTAGGAGAGAAAATTGCTGAAAATTGA
- a CDS encoding CaiB/BaiF CoA transferase family protein encodes MEKKEQVFSKHMTGKKTRDHLDSFNNLLKQMMAPDAAKKGPLDGLNVIELGSANFPGLICGAMLGEMGAHVIKIEPQGGDPAREATYSGIYLNGAGIPFVMESRNKCLVTADIEEAAGLEKIISLASKSDIVIDAMQPGYLDFHGAGYRSMCELNPGLIYAALSPYGHFTSKAKEARNIPDTDLTAQAESGYPALTGSPEAPEPYNFPLRAGIWTAAYTSAAVAVAGILTALLFRIKTGRGQMVDVATYDALSTWQPFSLVWGFTNEEPRKRIGNFDWCLFPYGYYKAKDGYVTVAASSDSDFRGLLKILGRWDLEDDWRFLFDRIADDPEKLNELEREIKKEIAKFTRKELFDKTFAYGAKAARDKLRSKGFPMVVETRTPQEAAADKHWEIRRSFVDIEAQGAGIITLPALPPRMSETPTRINRLMTALGADNDYIWKDRK; translated from the coding sequence GTGGAAAAAAAAGAACAAGTTTTTTCCAAACACATGACCGGGAAAAAGACCCGCGATCACCTGGACAGCTTCAACAATCTATTGAAACAAATGATGGCCCCGGATGCTGCTAAGAAAGGTCCCCTCGATGGGCTGAATGTCATCGAACTGGGAAGCGCCAATTTTCCGGGATTAATATGTGGGGCAATGCTCGGCGAAATGGGTGCCCACGTCATCAAGATCGAACCCCAGGGCGGAGATCCCGCCCGCGAGGCCACTTACAGTGGCATATACCTGAACGGCGCCGGTATCCCGTTCGTCATGGAAAGCAGAAACAAATGCCTGGTTACAGCTGATATCGAAGAAGCCGCTGGTTTGGAAAAAATTATTAGTTTAGCGTCCAAATCGGATATCGTCATCGATGCAATGCAGCCGGGCTATTTGGATTTTCACGGTGCAGGTTACCGCAGTATGTGTGAACTCAACCCCGGCCTGATCTATGCGGCACTCAGCCCTTACGGGCACTTTACCTCCAAAGCCAAAGAAGCTCGCAATATTCCGGATACCGATCTGACAGCCCAGGCCGAATCCGGATATCCGGCTTTGACAGGGAGTCCTGAGGCACCAGAGCCATACAATTTTCCTTTAAGGGCTGGAATCTGGACGGCTGCCTACACGAGCGCAGCCGTTGCCGTTGCCGGCATTCTGACCGCCCTGCTTTTTAGGATCAAAACGGGTCGTGGACAGATGGTCGATGTGGCCACCTATGATGCCCTGTCCACCTGGCAGCCTTTCTCGCTGGTATGGGGCTTTACCAATGAGGAACCGCGCAAGCGCATCGGTAATTTCGACTGGTGCCTGTTCCCTTATGGGTATTACAAGGCCAAGGACGGTTATGTGACCGTGGCGGCTTCATCAGATAGCGATTTTCGGGGATTGCTCAAAATTCTTGGAAGATGGGATCTGGAAGATGATTGGCGCTTTCTTTTCGATCGAATCGCGGATGACCCCGAAAAACTAAATGAACTCGAGCGCGAGATAAAAAAAGAAATCGCCAAGTTCACTCGTAAAGAACTCTTCGACAAGACGTTTGCTTATGGCGCGAAAGCGGCTCGAGATAAACTGCGCTCCAAAGGTTTTCCAATGGTGGTCGAAACGCGAACCCCTCAGGAAGCTGCGGCGGATAAACATTGGGAGATACGCAGAAGCTTTGTGGATATCGAGGCCCAAGGGGCAGGTATTATCACTCTTCCGGCACTGCCACCGCGAATGTCTGAAACTCCAACCAGGATTAACAGACTCATGACTGCTCTGGGGGCAGACAACGATTACATTTGGAAAGATCGGAAATGA
- a CDS encoding enoyl-CoA hydratase-related protein: MYESIKLEFVGHAAIVTLNRPESLNAFTYPMIDEFGYAVQEAEGLENVTGIVVTGAGRGFCAGVDMNTLNQLQQDGKGSQSDTIKVSPGDKTMGDNFGPGLTYLLSVRKPIIAAVNGACVGLGMSLSLFCDLRFASENAKFLTSFSPRGLVAEHGQSWILPRIVHPSRALDLLWSSRKVDAAEAFQIGLVDRVFKPERLIEESINYIEHLANTTAPMSLMAMKRQVYRHLNMQLGEAMQETSHLMEESMVRGDFKEGIASFIEKRPPKFKKISLK, from the coding sequence ATGTACGAATCGATAAAGCTCGAATTTGTCGGACATGCAGCCATTGTTACGCTAAACAGGCCTGAAAGCCTCAACGCCTTTACCTATCCGATGATCGATGAATTCGGATATGCTGTCCAAGAAGCCGAGGGCCTCGAGAATGTAACGGGCATTGTCGTTACGGGAGCGGGCAGAGGTTTTTGCGCTGGCGTGGACATGAATACACTTAATCAACTGCAGCAAGACGGAAAAGGAAGCCAATCAGACACGATCAAGGTCAGCCCGGGCGACAAGACGATGGGTGATAATTTTGGGCCTGGGCTTACTTACTTGCTGTCCGTTCGAAAACCGATAATTGCCGCCGTAAACGGCGCCTGCGTCGGGCTGGGCATGTCACTCTCTCTTTTTTGCGATCTGCGATTTGCCTCGGAAAATGCGAAGTTTCTGACATCCTTTTCTCCTCGTGGACTTGTAGCTGAGCATGGACAGAGCTGGATACTACCAAGGATCGTCCATCCTTCGCGGGCGCTCGATCTGCTGTGGAGCTCCCGCAAGGTGGATGCGGCAGAAGCTTTCCAGATCGGCTTGGTGGATCGGGTTTTTAAACCCGAAAGGTTGATCGAGGAATCGATCAATTATATCGAGCATCTGGCAAATACGACGGCTCCCATGTCTCTGATGGCAATGAAACGGCAAGTTTACCGGCACCTCAACATGCAGTTGGGAGAGGCAATGCAGGAGACTTCCCACTTGATGGAGGAAAGCATGGTGCGTGGTGACTTCAAAGAGGGCATCGCATCATTTATAGAAAAACGGCCACCCAAATTCAAGAAAATCTCCTTGAAGTGA
- a CDS encoding enoyl-CoA hydratase/isomerase family protein, with product MKDKPAQPDDLILTEVNERVATLTLNQPQKLNALSPQMEFQAIEVLKKWSVDPNVGAVVVTGAGRGFCVGGDISKMGKENGDLLAGSTLEQHVDGLRQEQELSWLLYNMPKVTIAAVNGPAMGAGLGICLACDLRICSDKSKFGAAYASVGLGGDFGTSWLLAQYVGGPKAKELFFLSSIIDAAEAHRIGLVNQVVRQEDFQARVTEVAAHIAHGAQTSFRYMKANINLSATADFRTMLDREAETHLRCGMTEDFKEGVQAFLEKRPPKFPGR from the coding sequence ATGAAAGATAAACCTGCTCAACCCGATGATCTAATCCTGACAGAGGTTAACGAAAGAGTAGCAACGTTGACCCTCAATCAACCACAAAAACTGAATGCGCTCAGCCCTCAAATGGAGTTCCAAGCCATCGAAGTTTTAAAAAAGTGGAGCGTTGACCCCAATGTGGGTGCGGTTGTGGTAACAGGCGCCGGCCGAGGCTTTTGTGTGGGGGGAGACATTTCCAAGATGGGCAAGGAGAATGGGGACCTGCTTGCGGGCTCGACGCTGGAGCAGCATGTCGACGGCCTGCGGCAGGAACAGGAGCTTTCCTGGCTACTCTACAATATGCCCAAGGTGACGATTGCCGCCGTAAACGGGCCTGCCATGGGCGCGGGTCTGGGCATCTGCCTGGCATGTGATCTGCGCATTTGCTCTGATAAATCCAAATTCGGGGCTGCTTACGCAAGTGTGGGCCTCGGGGGCGATTTTGGGACCAGCTGGTTGCTGGCGCAATACGTGGGTGGCCCGAAGGCAAAAGAGTTGTTTTTTCTTTCGAGCATCATAGACGCGGCCGAAGCCCACCGGATAGGACTGGTGAACCAGGTGGTCCGGCAGGAGGACTTTCAGGCCCGCGTCACCGAAGTGGCGGCACACATCGCGCATGGGGCTCAGACGAGTTTCCGCTACATGAAGGCCAATATTAACCTCTCCGCAACAGCGGACTTCAGGACCATGCTGGATCGCGAAGCCGAGACACACCTCCGTTGCGGCATGACGGAAGACTTCAAAGAAGGTGTACAAGCCTTTCTTGAAAAACGTCCGCCGAAGTTTCCAGGACGTTGA
- a CDS encoding branched-chain amino acid ABC transporter permease has protein sequence MQTLLVVMIYAVLFGSLYLLISLGFSLVCGVLRIFNLGYGATFLVAVYGMWMLKSTFGLSLALSIVGVFVLQFIFWIGLVYFPIVKRYMEKEELLLTSLLLVALIVEETVNHFYPVTAGVDIPTSIFSDTIQIGTTTIPTQMIVMVFVSLLITAFFILFLMKTRIGYKIRAVSQDSEAARLLGVKVEQVYALAMGLSVIPPTVCMLVIAPIWSIEPTLGHSMLQTAILVTILGGLGNLRGTLAASFIVGFVSSAVAFFANPRLVGLSILVIVFFVLLFKPQGIAKSESLW, from the coding sequence ATGCAAACGTTACTGGTAGTCATGATCTATGCCGTTCTCTTTGGCTCGCTTTACCTTCTGATTTCCTTAGGATTTTCACTTGTATGTGGTGTCTTGAGAATATTCAATCTAGGTTATGGCGCCACGTTCTTGGTCGCGGTGTACGGGATGTGGATGCTTAAAAGTACTTTTGGGTTGAGCTTGGCGTTATCGATTGTTGGTGTTTTCGTTCTTCAATTTATCTTTTGGATTGGCCTCGTTTACTTTCCTATTGTCAAACGCTACATGGAAAAGGAGGAGCTTCTGCTCACTTCATTGCTCCTGGTCGCTTTGATCGTGGAAGAAACGGTCAATCATTTCTACCCTGTTACCGCCGGTGTGGATATCCCAACTTCCATTTTTTCCGACACGATCCAGATAGGCACGACAACTATTCCTACCCAAATGATCGTCATGGTCTTTGTTTCCCTTTTGATCACAGCATTCTTCATCTTGTTTCTCATGAAGACACGCATTGGATACAAGATCAGGGCCGTTAGCCAGGACAGCGAGGCAGCGCGGTTGCTTGGCGTTAAGGTCGAACAAGTCTATGCCCTGGCCATGGGGTTGTCGGTTATTCCACCTACGGTCTGCATGCTGGTCATCGCTCCCATCTGGTCAATAGAACCCACACTGGGTCATTCCATGCTCCAGACGGCGATTCTCGTTACTATTTTGGGGGGGCTCGGCAATCTGCGGGGAACCCTGGCGGCGAGCTTTATTGTTGGGTTTGTTTCATCTGCAGTGGCTTTTTTCGCCAACCCGCGGCTCGTTGGGCTGTCGATCTTGGTGATCGTGTTTTTCGTGTTGCTATTTAAACCTCAAGGAATTGCGAAGAGTGAATCATTATGGTGA
- a CDS encoding ABC transporter ATP-binding protein, protein MLKIENANIAYGVIQVIHEVSFYVKEGECVALLGSNGAGKTSILKAVSGLIPLMSGQIHFEEQSFNGLSPSARYAVGITQVPEGGKIFPHMTVRENLLMGASCRDEAWKKRTETLKWIYKIFPRLNERLTQEARFLSGGERQLLVVARGLMALPKLLMIDEPSLGLSPKILLEIYSTLAKLREEGVTILLSEQNVTQALRLASRGYVLENGRIVLEGSNQDLLKNDFVKQAYLGL, encoded by the coding sequence TTGCTGAAAATTGAAAATGCAAATATCGCCTACGGTGTGATTCAAGTCATCCACGAAGTGAGTTTTTACGTGAAAGAAGGTGAATGCGTCGCATTACTCGGTTCCAACGGCGCGGGCAAGACATCAATTCTAAAGGCAGTGTCAGGGTTGATTCCGCTGATGAGCGGTCAAATCCACTTCGAAGAACAAAGCTTTAATGGCTTATCGCCCAGTGCAAGGTATGCGGTCGGCATAACTCAGGTCCCTGAGGGAGGTAAAATATTTCCACATATGACCGTGCGGGAAAACCTTCTTATGGGCGCCTCTTGCCGCGATGAAGCCTGGAAAAAGCGGACCGAGACACTAAAATGGATCTATAAGATCTTCCCCAGGCTAAATGAACGTCTGACCCAGGAGGCGCGTTTTTTGAGTGGCGGTGAACGTCAGTTGCTGGTGGTCGCCCGCGGTCTCATGGCGCTTCCGAAACTACTCATGATCGACGAGCCTTCGCTCGGCCTGTCCCCCAAAATATTGCTGGAAATATACTCAACCCTGGCCAAGCTCCGCGAGGAGGGCGTCACTATACTTTTGTCGGAACAAAATGTCACCCAAGCACTCAGGCTGGCATCCAGGGGCTATGTGCTGGAAAACGGCAGAATTGTGTTAGAAGGTTCCAATCAGGACTTGCTCAAGAATGATTTTGTAAAGCAGGCCTATCTTGGCTTGTAG
- a CDS encoding branched-chain amino acid ABC transporter permease, which produces MVKIEHKRALLVFRLGQKKFEWPIEPRYWRNPLLGIALLATLPLVFHSKADFLSLFATANIYACIAIPLGWQMTGIGRMNFGPQFFVGLGGYAAGLLSVHFGWGPWQTLPVAFCLGLLLGLALSPLTTIAKGLYFSLITLILPLIFLEVTYYFRIFQGETGLYGIAPLVRLQSIKAEYLVMGYISLAMMVLYLVIVQKVLSSRIGLYAAAINDDEDVAESLGLNIKLWKVISFVVTSVMVTLTGWFAAHYFGTFAGVTYLQLPFMLKILLMVMIGGRGDIYGAIYGAYFVVILEKLLTFAGTINYILFPLILMILLFSLSEGLYGIYRKHRYREYYPTMRVRK; this is translated from the coding sequence ATGGTGAAAATAGAGCATAAGAGAGCGCTGCTGGTCTTCCGTCTCGGTCAAAAGAAATTTGAATGGCCTATCGAACCCCGTTACTGGCGGAATCCGCTTTTGGGGATCGCACTGCTGGCGACTCTTCCCCTCGTTTTTCATTCTAAAGCCGATTTTTTAAGCCTATTTGCGACCGCCAATATATATGCCTGCATCGCAATCCCACTGGGCTGGCAGATGACCGGTATAGGGCGAATGAACTTCGGGCCTCAATTTTTTGTTGGACTTGGTGGATACGCCGCAGGCTTGCTCAGCGTCCACTTCGGTTGGGGGCCTTGGCAGACCTTGCCCGTAGCTTTCTGCTTGGGGCTATTACTCGGACTTGCACTCAGCCCCCTTACGACCATCGCCAAGGGGCTCTACTTTTCATTAATAACATTAATCTTGCCCTTGATCTTTCTCGAGGTCACTTACTATTTTCGAATTTTCCAGGGAGAGACCGGGCTTTATGGGATTGCTCCGCTGGTCAGGCTGCAAAGCATAAAGGCGGAATATCTCGTGATGGGTTATATCTCCCTGGCAATGATGGTTCTTTACCTGGTCATTGTTCAAAAAGTGCTTTCATCCAGGATTGGCCTATATGCAGCAGCCATCAACGATGATGAAGACGTAGCAGAGAGCCTCGGTTTGAACATAAAGCTCTGGAAGGTCATTAGCTTTGTAGTTACCTCCGTAATGGTCACTTTAACTGGATGGTTTGCGGCTCATTACTTTGGAACTTTTGCCGGCGTCACTTACCTCCAGTTGCCATTTATGCTGAAGATTCTGCTTATGGTCATGATTGGTGGAAGGGGCGACATTTACGGGGCGATCTACGGCGCATATTTCGTTGTCATCCTCGAAAAATTGCTCACATTCGCGGGTACGATAAATTACATCCTTTTCCCGCTCATTCTGATGATCCTTCTTTTTTCATTGTCCGAGGGGCTCTATGGAATTTACCGCAAACACCGCTATCGGGAATATTACCCGACCATGCGTGTGCGCAAGTAA
- a CDS encoding ABC transporter substrate-binding protein, whose translation MGTISKFGTVCFVLLIVGISMFATIDTVNAAEPLKIGFIGALSTPYGASNKAALEISIDEINEEGGILGHPVKLITEDWKREVPLAVAAYKKLVMEDKCFLVFTEGTEGTTACAQVASRLYNSYPHLQFAFWTAHAGLTDLVADEYEKYKFLFRVYSSTADAYNKALDSAGFFKNTVGSEKLALLIEDIGWTEVFRKGEKGKLPTLKEYFEKEGIPVVYYAETDIKEKMFLPMLEKAAESGADTIYWLTGYSDTVTLTKQWAQSAAKDIDLILMSGASCYAAFWQMTGGQALGASSNWPQIEIPFTAQSRTLFEKMKEKKAGMLASTYGAYDGPWIVKGAAEKAGTVNDVGKLISALEKVEIQRGFWKWKFDERHEPLKGHPYHPSLIGQFQEDGKFVLVYPPELVKITNPEATYIRSKELKKRAGQ comes from the coding sequence ATGGGGACCATAAGCAAATTTGGCACAGTGTGTTTTGTTCTACTTATCGTGGGTATATCTATGTTTGCTACTATCGATACGGTTAATGCCGCGGAACCCCTAAAAATTGGATTTATAGGAGCACTTTCCACCCCATATGGAGCGAGCAACAAGGCCGCACTTGAGATCAGCATCGATGAAATCAATGAAGAGGGAGGCATTCTCGGCCATCCGGTAAAGCTTATCACTGAGGATTGGAAGCGTGAAGTCCCTCTGGCCGTCGCAGCCTATAAAAAGCTTGTGATGGAGGATAAATGCTTCCTGGTGTTTACCGAGGGCACCGAGGGGACCACGGCTTGCGCCCAGGTCGCCTCGCGGCTTTACAATTCTTACCCACACCTTCAGTTTGCTTTCTGGACCGCACACGCTGGGCTAACCGACCTTGTGGCGGATGAATACGAAAAATATAAGTTTCTCTTTCGGGTCTATTCCAGCACAGCAGATGCCTACAACAAAGCGCTGGATTCCGCCGGCTTCTTTAAAAACACGGTCGGTTCCGAAAAACTCGCCCTGCTGATAGAAGACATCGGCTGGACCGAGGTGTTCCGAAAGGGAGAAAAAGGAAAATTGCCGACCCTCAAGGAATACTTTGAAAAGGAAGGAATACCGGTGGTTTACTACGCAGAAACCGATATTAAAGAAAAAATGTTTCTGCCAATGCTGGAAAAAGCAGCCGAGAGTGGGGCCGACACTATTTACTGGCTTACCGGTTACTCGGACACGGTCACCTTGACCAAACAATGGGCCCAATCTGCAGCTAAGGATATTGATCTGATCCTGATGAGCGGAGCCAGCTGCTATGCTGCATTCTGGCAAATGACAGGTGGGCAAGCCCTGGGTGCGTCCTCCAATTGGCCCCAAATAGAAATTCCCTTCACGGCTCAATCCCGTACGTTATTCGAAAAAATGAAAGAAAAGAAGGCCGGAATGCTCGCATCCACCTACGGTGCCTATGATGGTCCTTGGATCGTAAAGGGCGCCGCCGAAAAAGCTGGTACAGTCAACGATGTGGGTAAACTCATTAGTGCGCTTGAAAAGGTTGAAATCCAGCGAGGGTTCTGGAAATGGAAATTCGACGAACGCCATGAACCGCTTAAAGGTCATCCCTACCATCCTTCACTGATTGGCCAATTTCAAGAAGACGGGAAATTCGTGCTGGTCTATCCTCCGGAGCTGGTAAAAATAACGAATCCCGAGGCGACATACATCCGGTCAAAAGAACTGAAAAAGCGCGCCGGTCAATAA
- a CDS encoding CaiB/BaiF CoA transferase family protein, producing MPQDYFDYTGKLFDAARINEKPEALENIKVLDLTRVIFGPMVGKWLAIFGAEVIKVEQPEEGDDWRTGTYWGKYWKDSCPYFQSLNPNKYFIAIDLKKERGKELVKELAKQADVVIENFRAGLIEAWGLGYTAISKINPRIIYISCSGYGQYGPLRYFPSYDLIAQSMSGVARLTGYSEDNTYKLPDYFGDFFPAILGAVGVLSALYHRNKTGKGQYIDMTQTEALMRAMPHWTVQSADGDPPGPSGNFDPTMSPSGIFKTRDERFVAVAVATAEQFKALCKAMGSDELATVPEFAETKDRLKKVNADVLNKRVEEWIENHDELEIIAAARQHGFAASPVMDDWRLVSDRWRKERGSVIDFEDPMYGRGTWAGPAAALSETPGRIKQLTRPIGYHNRLILKERLGLTEKKIQLLEKEGVIGYWDNRVGKRPPSYIDIAKDSLFNFKREEEE from the coding sequence ATGCCACAGGATTACTTCGATTATACAGGGAAGCTTTTCGATGCAGCACGGATAAACGAAAAACCGGAAGCATTGGAAAACATAAAGGTTCTGGATCTGACTCGCGTGATTTTCGGCCCGATGGTCGGCAAATGGCTTGCCATTTTCGGTGCAGAAGTCATCAAGGTGGAACAGCCCGAGGAGGGTGACGACTGGCGGACGGGAACCTACTGGGGTAAATACTGGAAGGACTCGTGTCCTTATTTCCAGTCGCTGAACCCGAATAAGTACTTCATTGCGATCGATCTGAAGAAAGAGCGAGGCAAAGAGCTGGTCAAGGAGCTGGCCAAGCAGGCGGACGTCGTCATAGAAAATTTCAGGGCGGGACTCATAGAGGCCTGGGGGTTGGGGTATACGGCAATCAGTAAAATAAATCCCCGCATTATTTACATCAGTTGCAGCGGGTATGGTCAATACGGCCCGTTACGGTACTTCCCCAGCTATGACCTGATCGCACAGTCCATGTCAGGGGTGGCGCGACTAACAGGCTATTCCGAAGATAATACTTATAAACTGCCCGACTACTTCGGAGATTTTTTCCCAGCAATTCTAGGGGCTGTCGGTGTACTTTCGGCACTCTACCACAGAAACAAAACAGGAAAAGGCCAATACATCGATATGACCCAGACAGAGGCTTTGATGCGAGCCATGCCGCATTGGACCGTCCAGAGCGCCGACGGAGACCCACCAGGACCGAGCGGCAATTTCGACCCAACCATGTCGCCATCGGGAATTTTCAAAACCCGTGACGAGCGTTTTGTTGCAGTAGCGGTCGCCACAGCAGAACAGTTCAAAGCCTTATGCAAGGCCATGGGGTCGGACGAACTTGCGACCGTCCCCGAATTTGCCGAAACCAAAGATAGGTTAAAAAAGGTCAATGCCGATGTTTTGAATAAGCGCGTCGAGGAGTGGATTGAAAACCACGATGAATTGGAAATCATCGCGGCGGCACGGCAACATGGCTTCGCAGCATCGCCAGTGATGGATGACTGGCGGCTGGTCTCGGATCGGTGGCGTAAAGAACGTGGCAGCGTTATCGATTTCGAGGACCCGATGTACGGCCGCGGTACATGGGCGGGGCCAGCCGCAGCACTTAGCGAAACACCAGGAAGGATAAAACAACTAACAAGACCTATCGGATATCACAATCGCCTCATACTGAAAGAAAGACTTGGTCTGACTGAAAAAAAGATCCAGCTGTTGGAAAAAGAAGGCGTTATCGGCTACTGGGACAACCGGGTGGGTAAACGTCCGCCCAGCTATATAGATATCGCTAAAGATAGTCTGTTCAATTTTAAACGTGAAGAAGAGGAATGA